Proteins encoded in a region of the Streptomyces sp. NBC_01471 genome:
- a CDS encoding glycosyltransferase family 4 protein — translation MSSAVRPATGPLAATFLDLPAGSPGGSVELFLNLYTGDNPLIPARAFMLAPVGHRPRLPAGLDLLAVSGKCLEGAGFNRYVAALRQALLAAINPAQVGVLHLQHLTFGATPALARALPSHPRIALVHGTDLIFAEAHRGQLQVLQETTRAADAIAVPTNAMADRLLKLAPQADRRKIVHIPWGIPDHLLTDPPTRPARISASHLRVLYAGRLTVEKGVEHLIRSLAPIPGIELSIAAPQPQFHAVAPLLQRAGVRARYLGWLRRPQLWRTFTEHDVLAIPSTTLEAMGLVALEAQACGLPVLYQPVPGLNEVLATSGVATDFTHSAALARDLGRLRTAPGLLPALRQAGYANAARYPLSATAQDLTTLGQQLT, via the coding sequence GTGAGTTCCGCCGTACGCCCGGCCACAGGTCCGCTGGCCGCCACCTTCCTGGACCTCCCGGCCGGAAGTCCTGGCGGCAGCGTCGAACTCTTCCTAAACCTCTACACGGGAGACAATCCCCTCATCCCCGCACGGGCCTTCATGCTGGCGCCTGTCGGCCACAGGCCCCGTCTCCCGGCCGGGCTCGACCTGCTGGCAGTCTCGGGGAAGTGTCTGGAAGGCGCCGGCTTCAACCGCTACGTCGCAGCCCTGCGCCAGGCCCTGCTTGCCGCGATCAACCCAGCGCAGGTCGGCGTACTGCATCTGCAGCACCTCACGTTCGGCGCCACCCCCGCGTTAGCCCGGGCTCTGCCATCGCACCCCAGGATCGCATTGGTCCATGGCACCGACCTGATCTTCGCCGAAGCTCACCGGGGCCAACTCCAAGTCCTGCAGGAGACAACAAGGGCGGCCGACGCCATCGCGGTCCCCACCAATGCCATGGCCGACCGCCTGCTCAAACTCGCCCCGCAAGCCGACCGCCGCAAGATCGTCCACATCCCCTGGGGCATTCCCGACCATCTGCTCACCGATCCGCCGACCCGGCCCGCCCGAATCTCGGCCAGTCACCTGCGGGTTCTGTACGCGGGGCGGCTGACGGTCGAGAAGGGTGTCGAGCACCTGATCAGGAGTCTGGCGCCGATACCAGGTATCGAGCTGAGCATCGCCGCCCCCCAACCTCAGTTCCACGCCGTGGCTCCGCTGCTTCAACGGGCCGGAGTACGGGCCCGGTATCTCGGCTGGCTCCGCCGTCCACAGCTGTGGAGGACCTTCACCGAGCACGACGTACTGGCCATACCGTCCACCACCCTGGAGGCCATGGGGCTGGTCGCGCTGGAGGCCCAAGCGTGCGGTCTGCCCGTCCTCTACCAGCCCGTGCCCGGCCTCAACGAGGTCCTTGCCACGTCCGGAGTGGCCACCGACTTCACCCACTCCGCCGCGCTCGCCCGCGACCTGGGTCGGCTGCGCACCGCGCCGGGCCTACTGCCCGCACTTCGGCAGGCGGGCTACGCGAACGCCGCCCGCTATCCACTCTCGGCGACCGCTCAGGACCTGACCACACTTGGTCAGCAGCTCACCTAA